A part of Gramella sp. MAR_2010_147 genomic DNA contains:
- a CDS encoding VOC family protein, which yields MKVQPFHLAIPVSDLQKCRKFYKETLGCGEGRSSDHWVDFNFFGHQLVIHYQDPQETKAATSNPVDGKEVPVPHFGVVLQWDVFQEFAKLLKSKNVDFVIEPYIRFEGKPGEQATMFFKDPCGNALEFKAFKNMDQLFAV from the coding sequence ATGAAAGTACAACCATTTCACCTTGCCATCCCTGTTTCCGACCTTCAGAAATGTAGAAAATTCTATAAAGAGACCCTTGGTTGTGGCGAAGGTCGCAGTAGCGATCATTGGGTTGATTTCAACTTCTTTGGTCATCAACTGGTGATTCATTACCAGGATCCTCAAGAAACTAAGGCCGCAACATCAAATCCTGTAGATGGAAAAGAGGTACCGGTACCACATTTTGGTGTTGTATTACAATGGGATGTATTTCAGGAATTTGCGAAGTTATTAAAGAGTAAAAATGTTGATTTTGTGATAGAACCCTATATTCGATTTGAAGGAAAGCCGGGCGAACAAGCAACGATGTTTTTTAAGGATCCCTGCGGAAATGCTTTAGAATTCAAAGCTTTCAAAAATATGGATCAGCTTTTTGCCGTATAG